One segment of Anguilla anguilla isolate fAngAng1 chromosome 1, fAngAng1.pri, whole genome shotgun sequence DNA contains the following:
- the LOC118212420 gene encoding uncharacterized protein LOC118212420, which yields MGDEKMCTQKFLLLLVWCGLLSVAVVVMSVTQLTARHNTQDQVEDNNPQQNEPQSQPAQSSSTTGRPLSHIHLTIMDSNLTLNEDLPPHFASTSRSLVLRNNSVYVESGGLYHFYAQVTFGEMPNLTERTVTLIRNGILGQAERRLSEAVNWGTKEGSVSISRTIRCQKGQSFRLEIRPRMLFRYNAQYTYWGLFLLTPYGVREEKR from the exons ATGGGGGATGAAAAGATGTGCACCCAAAAGTTTTTACTGCTGCTGGTGTGGTGTGGTCTGCTGTCCGTGGCCGTGGTGGTCATGTCTGTTACTCAGCTAACCGCTCGACACAACACCCAAGACCAG gtcGAAGATAACAACCCACAACAAAATGAGC cTCAATCTCAGCCTGCTCAATCCAGCTCGACCACTG GTCGTCCCCTTTCTCACATTCATCTAACAATAATGG ACTCCAATTTGACCTTGAATGAGGACCTGCCTCCCCACTTTGCCAGCACCTCACGTTCACTTGTCCTCAGAAACAACTCGGTTTACGTCGAATCTGGGGGGCTCTACCATTTTTATGCCCAGGTGACTTTTGGCGAGATGCCAAACCTGACCGAGCGAACGGTCACTCTGATCAGGAACGGCATACTAGGGCAGGCAGAGAGGCGACTCAGTGAAGCAGTGAACTGGGGGACGAAAGAAGGCAGCGTATCTATTTCCCGGACAATTAGATGCCAGAAAGGGCAGAGTTTCAGACTTGAGATCAGGCCACGAATGCTTTTCAGATATAACGCACAGTATACCTACTGGGGTCTCTTCCTACTGACCCCATACGGAGTCAGGGAGGAAAAGAGATAA